From a region of the Tenggerimyces flavus genome:
- a CDS encoding ABC transporter substrate-binding protein → MAQLQGLTRRSLLYGSAVAAGGAALAACSSGNGGAGSGSGTGSSGEPSAPTGKGSEVKPLPKPAKYSEAPALAEQVKAGKLPAVEERLPENPYVVPHRWLVPGNYGGVLQMVQGKSESSAVKEYMYGGSPLRFLNDGLDIGPGLVETWESNADASEWTFNFRKGLKWSDGKPWTTESIMYWWEDLVQNEDHPFTPPDDVRSGKNTVAKLTCPDDTTMVLTFDAPAPITPERIAAWVNQYAETGTLGPLWMLPKHYVQQFHPKYNTAIKAGSDWFSNHDLKSDFQRNPDCPTMTGWRGKAYREAQSLTLERNPFYWVVDKDGKQLPYIDEVNFSVVKDEQVQKLNMTQGKYDYIHGGHHPIVLGDVSTFKQAEAKTGVRLRFWDSGSGTGSMLFFNYDHPDAKLRALFRNNKFQKALSHAVNRAEIRKAIYYDTGEATTGTLSVKGVIFNINDEGKKLYEEWRDLAVKYDVALAKSMLDEIGVVDKNGDGKREHPDGSPLKISLDFQADTGSENLRKNEFLKRDWEAIGLDVQMSPSPPEAWGDRWKNSEFQTTTTWEIGDNQILVYPGWVIPVEPSHWAPMHGQAFILQTGDPKKIESEANIDPWKRTPRWILPEEGSPIAKLYDFYAQARVESDAMKRNQLLWEIVKVHINEGPFMLGFVSNYPRTVLVRDGLKNVPMKENLALGGFVNPWIQPSPAVYDPEAYFWEKPEEHA, encoded by the coding sequence ATGGCCCAGTTGCAGGGATTGACCAGACGTTCGCTTCTCTATGGCTCGGCCGTGGCGGCCGGCGGCGCCGCTCTCGCGGCGTGTTCCAGCGGCAACGGAGGGGCCGGCTCCGGCAGCGGAACCGGCAGCAGCGGAGAGCCGTCCGCGCCGACCGGAAAGGGATCGGAGGTCAAGCCGCTGCCGAAGCCCGCGAAGTACAGCGAGGCGCCCGCTCTCGCCGAGCAGGTCAAGGCCGGCAAGCTGCCCGCCGTCGAGGAACGCCTGCCGGAAAACCCGTACGTGGTGCCGCACCGCTGGCTCGTCCCCGGCAACTACGGCGGCGTGCTGCAGATGGTGCAGGGCAAGAGCGAGTCCAGCGCGGTCAAGGAGTACATGTACGGCGGCTCGCCACTGCGCTTCCTCAACGACGGCCTCGACATCGGGCCCGGTCTGGTCGAGACCTGGGAGTCGAACGCGGATGCCTCGGAGTGGACGTTCAACTTCCGCAAGGGCCTGAAGTGGTCCGACGGCAAGCCGTGGACGACCGAGTCGATCATGTACTGGTGGGAGGACCTCGTGCAGAACGAGGACCACCCGTTCACCCCGCCGGACGACGTCCGCTCGGGCAAGAACACGGTCGCGAAGCTGACCTGTCCCGACGACACCACGATGGTGCTCACCTTCGACGCGCCAGCCCCGATCACGCCCGAGCGGATCGCGGCCTGGGTCAACCAGTACGCGGAGACCGGCACGCTCGGCCCGCTCTGGATGCTGCCGAAGCACTACGTGCAGCAGTTCCACCCGAAGTACAACACCGCGATCAAGGCGGGGAGCGACTGGTTCTCCAACCACGACCTCAAGTCCGACTTCCAGCGCAACCCGGACTGCCCGACGATGACCGGCTGGCGCGGCAAGGCCTATCGCGAGGCGCAGAGCCTCACGCTCGAGCGCAACCCGTTCTACTGGGTGGTCGACAAGGACGGCAAGCAGCTTCCGTACATCGACGAGGTCAACTTCAGCGTCGTGAAGGACGAGCAGGTCCAGAAGCTCAACATGACGCAGGGCAAGTACGACTACATCCACGGCGGCCACCACCCGATCGTTTTGGGTGACGTGTCAACCTTCAAGCAGGCAGAGGCGAAGACCGGTGTGCGGCTTCGCTTCTGGGACAGCGGATCGGGCACCGGCTCGATGCTGTTCTTCAACTACGACCACCCCGACGCGAAGCTGCGCGCGCTGTTCCGCAACAACAAGTTCCAGAAGGCGTTGTCGCACGCGGTCAACCGGGCCGAGATCCGCAAGGCGATCTACTACGACACCGGCGAGGCGACGACCGGCACGCTGAGCGTCAAGGGCGTGATCTTCAACATCAACGACGAGGGCAAGAAGCTCTACGAGGAGTGGCGCGACCTCGCCGTGAAGTACGACGTGGCGCTGGCGAAGTCGATGCTCGACGAGATCGGCGTGGTCGACAAGAACGGCGACGGCAAGCGCGAGCACCCGGACGGTTCGCCGTTGAAGATCTCGCTCGACTTCCAGGCCGACACCGGCAGCGAGAACCTGCGGAAGAACGAGTTCCTCAAGCGGGACTGGGAAGCGATCGGCCTCGACGTCCAGATGAGCCCGAGCCCGCCCGAGGCGTGGGGCGACCGATGGAAGAACTCGGAGTTCCAGACCACGACGACGTGGGAGATCGGCGACAACCAGATCCTGGTGTACCCCGGCTGGGTGATCCCGGTCGAGCCGTCGCACTGGGCGCCGATGCACGGGCAGGCGTTCATCCTGCAGACCGGTGACCCGAAGAAGATCGAGTCCGAGGCGAACATCGATCCCTGGAAGCGCACGCCGCGGTGGATCCTCCCGGAGGAGGGCTCGCCGATCGCGAAGCTGTACGACTTCTACGCGCAGGCACGGGTCGAGTCGGACGCGATGAAGCGCAACCAGTTGCTGTGGGAGATCGTGAAGGTCCACATCAACGAGGGCCCGTTCATGCTGGGCTTCGTGTCGAACTACCCGCGGACCGTGCTGGTGCGGGACGGGCTGAAGAATGTGCCGATGAAGGAGAACCTCGCCCTCGGCGGCTTCGTCAACCCGTGGATCCAGCCCTCGCCGGCGGTGTACGACCCGGAGGCCTACTTCTGGGAGAAGCCGGAAGAGCACGCGTAG
- a CDS encoding winged helix-turn-helix domain-containing protein: protein MYSDILDGAAEFADAAPALILCVGTTADQCTAVLRSVGPDAVVMMAADAGAALRVLQNARSSTATPAPTVVSRPVEFGPLLIDSSLREATWRGRALDLSTRDFDLLATLVSDGGRVWTFADLTEAVWRRPYLGDVEAVVSAVKRLRRRLTSVTGELVVASIRGVGYRLSLLPTPLRQSAV, encoded by the coding sequence TTGTACTCCGACATCCTCGATGGTGCGGCCGAGTTCGCCGACGCCGCACCCGCGCTCATTCTGTGTGTCGGCACGACCGCCGACCAATGCACAGCTGTGTTGAGAAGTGTGGGGCCGGACGCGGTGGTGATGATGGCCGCCGACGCCGGTGCCGCTCTGCGGGTCCTGCAGAACGCGCGGTCGTCTACAGCGACGCCTGCTCCGACGGTGGTCTCGCGGCCGGTCGAGTTCGGCCCGTTGCTGATCGACTCGTCGTTGCGCGAGGCGACCTGGCGCGGGCGGGCGTTGGACCTGTCGACTCGGGACTTCGACCTGCTGGCGACGCTGGTGAGCGACGGCGGCCGGGTGTGGACGTTCGCCGACCTGACCGAAGCGGTGTGGCGGCGGCCGTACCTCGGCGACGTGGAGGCGGTGGTGTCGGCCGTCAAGCGGCTGCGGCGCCGACTCACGTCGGTGACGGGCGAGCTCGTCGTCGCGTCGATCCGCGGCGTCGGGTACCGGCTGTCGTTGCTGCCGACGCCGTTGCGCCAGTCGGCGGTGTAG
- a CDS encoding S8 family serine peptidase, producing the protein MARLDPGGGRAAFKRTFAAVAIASMAVIGGLLAPTGAVAAGNDGKADDPQSAPIAPSVEKALDAKGSTDIYLVFKDKADLDAASKIKDWTARGDAVVKALQDTANASQAEARAELTKAKADFTPFWISNRILVRSSTAAQTNKLAALPGVERVAASQTADLIKPEPAAASAPTAVEWGIAAIKADQVWGTYGVRGEGITVANIDSGVQYTHPALVGKYRGNQGGGTFDHNYNWFDPSRVCGNPSLAPCDPDDHGSHTMGTMVGDDGGANQIGVAPGAKWVSAVGCDSPLGCSENALLTSGQWVLAPTDLQNQNPRTDLRPNIVNNSWGAPNGPEEDPWYDDIISGWTSSGIFGVFSNGNAGPGCDTAGSPADSALAYGVGGFQSNGAVYNNSSRGPGANGEIRPNISAPAVSVRSSIPDNSYANFTGTSMAAPHVAGTVALMWSAAPALVGDIATTRTLLNQTAIDTDDTTCGGTPTNNNVWGEGKLDALAAVTASPRGESGTLTGTVTNATTGAPISGAQVKITGASSRTLTTTATGTYTAKLSTGDYNLEVSAYAYGTATGTATVATDATVTKDFALTPVGSWPVLGEVSDSRGDPVAGAVVKVNGTPLAPATTDADGVYEFAQVPVGTYNISVTSPGGCSADASKDVVVNARKIVNFRLADRVDAYGYHCESAAPAYQQADTGLALTGDDAVQAVNLPFTAVLYGQAYTKANISTNGLVNFAAPATSFTNTAIPAPAAPNASVYAFWDDLVIDATAKVYTKAVGTAPNRSFIIEWRNALIRSTTSRVDFEIVINENSDIVVHYRNLDPNNSRERGDSATVGVENSAGNVAVQYSFNSGVLSDSKSVKFTLPPNGFVSGTITDANDGLPVTGAAVTLTPETGAAQTVSTGADGKYFAQLWNGVYKATVKAPNYTNAAANNLVVTSNKWIAKNFVLKTGRGEIDTEGLRWVLPQGNKQQTTFTLSNTGSAAMNWSTVELGGSKVTAVAAKQSKALAAKENPAARSAAGSVPSAEKSKAVPFAAGDVLDSWPTGLSVAWGVGKSTSNVWVSNPETVRNKEFAPDGTATGRDWPGGYGSAQWNADMAFDTRRNLMCQVAVLGDNAIHCWDPATGNEVYSLAGGASTTAQRGLAYKADDDTFYVGGWVQDVLFHVAGASHATPGAVLSQCPLASGIAGLAYNRASNTLWVTNSDEGNTITQHNPDTCAPISSLSLDEPEGFALAGADLDAAGNVWATSQNTQTAYLLDTGVPQETNVPWLTLAPAKGRVAAGGSVEVTAKVNTTGLAAGVYRAVVEIHTTSGRQPVIKVPVEVVVSGYWKGVNSAGAAGVDTGGIPWVADKAYTAGTFGWIGASTTAEAPAGTDIRGTEDDALYVNQRIGMDAYQFDKLPGGRYEVTLDFAELELSPRVDWRAFDVEVNGQYVLVNYDIADAVGGQRADRKSFVVDVPANGNLKVGFHDRRGYEPSVVNAIRVVHRPDL; encoded by the coding sequence GTGGCTCGACTAGACCCAGGCGGCGGACGCGCTGCCTTCAAACGGACGTTCGCGGCGGTGGCCATCGCGTCGATGGCCGTCATCGGCGGCCTCCTCGCGCCCACCGGCGCCGTAGCGGCGGGGAACGACGGCAAGGCCGACGACCCGCAGTCCGCACCGATCGCACCGAGCGTCGAGAAGGCGCTCGACGCGAAGGGCTCGACGGACATCTACCTGGTCTTCAAGGACAAGGCGGACCTCGACGCCGCCTCGAAGATCAAGGACTGGACCGCGCGCGGCGACGCCGTCGTGAAGGCGCTGCAGGACACCGCGAACGCGAGCCAGGCCGAGGCGCGAGCAGAGCTGACCAAGGCCAAGGCCGACTTCACTCCGTTCTGGATCTCCAACCGGATCCTGGTACGGAGCTCCACGGCGGCGCAGACGAACAAGCTCGCCGCGCTGCCCGGAGTCGAGCGCGTCGCGGCCAGCCAGACGGCCGACCTGATCAAGCCGGAGCCGGCCGCCGCGTCGGCGCCGACCGCCGTCGAGTGGGGCATCGCCGCGATCAAGGCAGACCAGGTCTGGGGCACGTACGGCGTCCGGGGTGAGGGCATCACGGTCGCCAACATCGACTCGGGTGTGCAGTACACCCACCCCGCGCTGGTCGGGAAGTACCGCGGCAACCAGGGCGGCGGAACGTTCGACCACAACTACAACTGGTTCGACCCGTCCCGCGTGTGCGGCAACCCGTCGCTCGCGCCGTGCGACCCCGACGACCACGGCAGCCACACCATGGGCACGATGGTCGGCGACGACGGTGGCGCGAACCAGATCGGTGTCGCACCCGGCGCCAAGTGGGTCTCGGCCGTCGGCTGCGACTCCCCGCTCGGCTGCTCGGAGAACGCGCTGCTGACCTCGGGCCAGTGGGTGCTCGCGCCCACCGACCTGCAGAACCAGAACCCGCGTACCGACCTGCGCCCGAACATCGTCAACAACTCCTGGGGCGCGCCGAACGGTCCCGAAGAGGACCCCTGGTACGACGACATCATCTCCGGCTGGACCTCCTCCGGCATCTTCGGTGTCTTCTCCAACGGCAACGCCGGACCGGGTTGTGACACGGCGGGTTCGCCGGCGGACTCCGCACTCGCCTACGGCGTGGGCGGTTTCCAGTCGAACGGTGCCGTCTACAACAACTCCAGCCGTGGCCCTGGCGCCAACGGCGAGATCCGGCCGAACATCTCCGCCCCCGCGGTGAGCGTCCGTTCGTCGATTCCGGACAACTCGTACGCGAACTTCACCGGAACGTCGATGGCCGCACCGCACGTGGCGGGCACGGTCGCGCTGATGTGGTCCGCGGCTCCCGCCCTCGTCGGCGACATCGCCACCACGCGGACGCTGCTGAACCAGACCGCGATCGACACCGACGACACCACCTGTGGCGGAACGCCGACCAACAACAACGTGTGGGGTGAGGGCAAGCTCGACGCCCTGGCCGCCGTGACCGCGTCGCCGCGAGGCGAGTCGGGCACGTTGACCGGTACGGTCACCAACGCCACGACCGGCGCGCCGATCTCCGGCGCCCAGGTCAAGATCACCGGTGCCAGCTCGCGCACGCTCACCACGACCGCGACCGGCACGTACACGGCGAAGCTCTCGACCGGCGACTACAACCTCGAGGTCTCGGCGTACGCGTACGGAACGGCGACCGGAACCGCCACGGTGGCGACCGATGCCACGGTGACGAAGGACTTCGCGCTCACCCCGGTCGGCTCGTGGCCGGTCCTCGGCGAGGTCTCCGACTCGCGCGGCGACCCTGTCGCGGGCGCGGTCGTCAAGGTGAACGGCACTCCGCTGGCTCCGGCGACGACCGACGCCGACGGTGTGTACGAGTTCGCGCAGGTGCCCGTCGGCACGTACAACATCTCGGTCACCTCGCCGGGTGGCTGCAGCGCCGACGCCTCCAAGGACGTCGTGGTCAACGCCCGGAAGATCGTCAACTTCCGGCTCGCGGACCGCGTCGACGCGTACGGCTATCACTGTGAGAGTGCCGCACCTGCTTACCAGCAAGCAGATACGGGTCTCGCGCTCACTGGTGACGACGCCGTTCAGGCCGTCAACCTGCCCTTTACGGCGGTGCTGTACGGCCAGGCGTACACGAAGGCGAACATCAGCACGAACGGTCTGGTGAACTTCGCGGCACCCGCGACCTCGTTCACCAACACCGCGATCCCGGCCCCGGCCGCCCCGAACGCGTCGGTGTACGCGTTCTGGGACGACCTGGTCATCGACGCGACCGCCAAGGTCTACACCAAGGCCGTGGGGACCGCGCCGAACCGTTCGTTCATCATCGAATGGCGGAACGCGTTGATCCGCAGCACGACCTCGCGCGTCGACTTCGAGATCGTGATCAACGAGAACAGCGACATCGTCGTCCACTACCGCAACCTCGACCCGAACAACTCCCGTGAACGAGGCGACTCCGCCACGGTCGGTGTCGAGAACTCGGCGGGCAACGTCGCGGTGCAGTACTCGTTCAACTCTGGTGTGCTGAGCGACAGCAAGTCTGTCAAGTTCACCTTGCCCCCGAACGGCTTCGTCTCCGGAACGATCACCGACGCCAACGACGGCCTGCCCGTCACTGGCGCGGCGGTGACGCTGACGCCGGAGACCGGCGCGGCGCAGACCGTGTCGACCGGCGCCGACGGCAAGTACTTCGCCCAACTGTGGAACGGCGTTTACAAGGCAACGGTCAAGGCGCCGAACTACACCAACGCGGCGGCGAACAACCTCGTCGTCACGTCGAACAAGTGGATCGCGAAGAACTTCGTGCTCAAGACCGGTCGCGGAGAGATCGACACCGAGGGTCTGCGCTGGGTGTTGCCGCAGGGCAACAAGCAGCAGACGACCTTCACGCTCTCCAACACCGGTAGCGCCGCGATGAACTGGAGCACGGTCGAGCTCGGTGGCTCCAAGGTCACGGCCGTCGCTGCCAAGCAGTCGAAGGCGCTTGCGGCCAAGGAGAACCCGGCCGCCCGCAGTGCCGCTGGCAGCGTCCCGTCTGCCGAGAAGTCGAAGGCGGTGCCGTTCGCCGCCGGTGACGTCCTCGACTCGTGGCCGACCGGGCTGTCGGTCGCGTGGGGTGTCGGCAAGAGCACGTCGAACGTGTGGGTTTCGAACCCGGAGACGGTACGCAACAAGGAGTTCGCTCCCGACGGCACCGCGACCGGGCGCGACTGGCCGGGCGGTTACGGCAGCGCGCAGTGGAACGCCGACATGGCGTTCGACACGCGTCGCAACCTCATGTGCCAAGTCGCCGTCCTCGGTGACAACGCCATCCACTGTTGGGATCCCGCGACCGGCAACGAGGTCTACTCGTTGGCCGGTGGGGCCAGCACGACCGCCCAGCGTGGACTGGCGTACAAGGCCGACGACGACACGTTCTACGTCGGCGGATGGGTGCAGGACGTCCTGTTCCACGTCGCGGGCGCGTCGCATGCCACGCCTGGTGCGGTGCTTTCCCAGTGCCCGTTGGCTTCCGGGATCGCCGGACTGGCGTACAACCGGGCGTCCAACACGCTCTGGGTGACGAACAGCGACGAGGGCAACACCATCACCCAGCACAACCCGGACACGTGCGCTCCGATCTCGTCCCTCTCGCTGGACGAGCCCGAGGGCTTCGCGCTCGCGGGTGCGGATCTGGACGCGGCCGGCAACGTGTGGGCGACATCGCAGAACACGCAGACCGCGTACCTGCTCGACACGGGCGTTCCGCAGGAGACCAACGTTCCGTGGCTGACGCTCGCGCCGGCCAAGGGACGCGTCGCGGCGGGTGGTTCGGTCGAGGTGACCGCGAAGGTCAACACGACCGGGCTCGCGGCTGGTGTCTACCGCGCGGTCGTCGAGATCCACACGACCTCCGGGCGGCAGCCGGTCATCAAGGTGCCGGTCGAGGTCGTCGTGTCCGGCTATTGGAAGGGTGTGAACTCCGCGGGTGCCGCGGGTGTCGACACCGGCGGAATCCCGTGGGTCGCCGACAAGGCGTACACGGCGGGAACGTTCGGCTGGATCGGTGCTTCGACGACTGCCGAGGCGCCGGCTGGTACGGACATCCGCGGGACCGAGGACGACGCGCTGTACGTGAACCAGCGCATCGGCATGGACGCTTACCAGTTCGACAAGCTGCCGGGCGGGAGGTACGAGGTCACCCTCGACTTCGCCGAGCTCGAGCTGTCGCCGCGGGTCGACTGGCGAGCGTTCGACGTGGAGGTCAACGGCCAGTACGTGTTGGTCAACTACGACATCGCGGACGCCGTCGGTGGGCAGCGTGCCGACCGCAAGTCGTTCGTGGTGGACGTGCCGGCGAACGGGAACCTCAAGGTCGGGTTCCACGACCGTCGGGGCTACGAGCCCTCGGTCGTGAACGCGATCCGCGTGGTGCACCGTCCGGACCTGTAG
- a CDS encoding protein-arginine deiminase family protein: MNRTTTRHRKVWLTRGVVSLALIAGVAGVVPAYADTAPDLRADVNRDGFLSPNDENGEATWTKDRGAIFLPNLDDDQRRCKVAPSDLDEPGLAIDRRLAACNDAADSVVNGRRDAADLAPVRIQPLAAGASLSIDRSDKVRVFVKQGGAFHDTDGTFTARQLRFGVELAVEGRDIIRDAEKWDGVVRLTLTGAGGASDTVAMRVAPLLLQNDLQRATTVFAGKPGPGAGWPATAAEAPWQYDEGRPGEWEPFAAGLRSATKAAGVPAPRFVEGTARWWKDVWWQDTYEPAVATMPAVGGPRTMRVAIRSANRWNLAGSDGVVRPTLRPAGRLLFRDLRGPDVAVVQEFTDEDREPMHDLLNMGGNIESLPPYSHAGKSYPQGRIVYGSGVRKPDHAFVGMLAAQGYQKPVVIDTSWLLVGHADETMHVVPARTKHGWTLMVADPRQAVRLLRSAQAAGAGKARLFEGTNVSDQPTVDSLLADAKFLAENELAAKQIDKQIARILAETGLRRSDLVSVPVPFRQLDFAPVFRAVTPGIPNGLSLTPREFAPPDPHGPRVHGRDVFKVATERALGAHGVRVRWVEDAFWAHLNGGEVHCTTNAWRDVGSIARWWAAR, from the coding sequence ATGAACAGAACGACTACACGACACCGCAAGGTGTGGTTGACACGGGGAGTCGTGTCGCTCGCGCTCATCGCCGGCGTGGCTGGCGTGGTGCCCGCGTACGCGGATACGGCGCCGGACCTGCGGGCGGACGTCAACCGGGACGGCTTCCTCAGCCCGAACGACGAGAACGGCGAGGCGACGTGGACCAAGGACCGCGGCGCGATCTTCCTGCCCAACCTGGACGACGACCAACGGCGCTGCAAGGTCGCGCCTTCCGATCTCGACGAGCCCGGGCTGGCGATCGACCGCCGATTGGCCGCCTGCAACGACGCCGCGGACTCCGTCGTCAATGGGCGCCGGGACGCAGCCGACCTCGCGCCCGTACGGATCCAACCCCTCGCGGCAGGCGCGTCGCTCAGCATCGACCGATCCGACAAGGTGCGGGTTTTTGTCAAGCAGGGCGGCGCATTCCACGACACTGACGGCACGTTCACCGCTCGCCAGCTCCGGTTCGGGGTCGAGCTCGCGGTCGAGGGGCGCGACATCATTCGCGACGCGGAGAAGTGGGACGGTGTCGTACGCCTGACGCTGACCGGCGCTGGCGGAGCGAGCGACACCGTGGCGATGCGCGTCGCCCCGCTGCTGTTGCAGAACGACCTGCAGCGTGCGACGACCGTGTTCGCCGGCAAGCCCGGTCCTGGCGCTGGTTGGCCGGCGACCGCGGCCGAGGCTCCCTGGCAGTACGACGAGGGCCGGCCGGGGGAGTGGGAGCCGTTCGCCGCCGGTCTGCGCTCAGCGACCAAGGCCGCTGGCGTACCCGCGCCGCGCTTCGTCGAAGGCACCGCGAGGTGGTGGAAGGACGTCTGGTGGCAGGACACGTACGAGCCGGCTGTGGCGACGATGCCTGCTGTGGGCGGTCCGCGGACGATGCGGGTCGCGATCCGTTCGGCGAACCGGTGGAACCTCGCCGGCTCCGACGGCGTGGTGCGGCCGACGCTCCGCCCGGCTGGGCGGCTGCTGTTCCGCGACCTGCGCGGGCCTGACGTGGCCGTCGTGCAGGAGTTCACCGACGAGGACCGCGAGCCGATGCACGATCTGCTCAACATGGGCGGGAACATCGAGTCGTTGCCGCCGTACTCGCACGCCGGAAAGTCTTACCCACAAGGGCGGATCGTCTACGGCTCCGGTGTGCGGAAGCCGGACCACGCGTTCGTCGGCATGCTCGCCGCGCAGGGGTACCAGAAGCCGGTGGTGATCGACACGTCGTGGTTGCTGGTCGGGCATGCCGACGAGACCATGCACGTGGTCCCGGCGCGCACCAAGCACGGCTGGACGCTGATGGTCGCGGACCCGCGGCAGGCGGTCAGATTACTGCGTTCGGCGCAGGCCGCGGGTGCTGGCAAGGCTCGGTTGTTCGAGGGGACGAACGTTTCGGACCAGCCGACCGTGGACTCGTTGCTCGCCGATGCGAAGTTCCTCGCGGAGAACGAGCTCGCGGCGAAGCAGATCGACAAGCAGATCGCTCGGATCCTTGCGGAGACCGGGCTGCGACGTTCGGACCTGGTGTCCGTACCCGTGCCGTTCCGTCAGCTCGACTTCGCGCCGGTGTTCCGCGCGGTGACGCCGGGCATCCCGAACGGGCTGTCGCTGACGCCGCGTGAGTTCGCTCCGCCGGACCCGCACGGGCCGCGCGTACACGGCCGCGATGTGTTCAAGGTCGCGACCGAGCGTGCCCTGGGAGCTCATGGCGTGCGCGTCCGTTGGGTCGAGGACGCGTTCTGGGCGCACCTCAACGGCGGCGAGGTGCACTGCACGACGAACGCCTGGCGGGACGTCGGTTCGATCGCCCGCTGGTGGGCCGCGCGTTAA
- a CDS encoding gamma carbonic anhydrase family protein, translating to MFIKHRGHEPEVHPSAWVAPNATLVGAVRVGPRARIMYGAVLDAEGSRVEVGEACVIAEHAVLRASAIGDEERPVVVGDHVLVGPHSTVLGCVIERCAYLAASATVLHGAVVGAGACVAVGALVHARSVVPTEFFVPPNTVAIGDPLRVMAPDQREAVVAAIGNVGFTSAAFGVSTRFEDRVARYQQVTEARVAEFGEHANDELL from the coding sequence ATGTTCATCAAGCATCGAGGGCATGAGCCCGAGGTCCACCCGTCGGCGTGGGTGGCGCCGAACGCGACGCTGGTGGGAGCCGTGCGGGTGGGGCCGCGGGCGCGGATCATGTACGGCGCGGTGTTGGACGCGGAGGGCTCGCGGGTCGAGGTCGGCGAGGCGTGCGTGATCGCCGAGCACGCGGTGCTGCGGGCCTCGGCGATCGGCGACGAGGAGCGGCCAGTGGTGGTGGGGGACCATGTCCTGGTCGGCCCGCACTCGACCGTGCTCGGCTGCGTGATCGAGCGCTGCGCCTACCTCGCGGCCTCCGCGACCGTGCTGCACGGGGCTGTTGTGGGCGCTGGGGCCTGTGTGGCGGTTGGGGCGTTGGTGCACGCCCGATCGGTGGTGCCGACGGAGTTCTTCGTACCCCCGAACACCGTCGCGATCGGCGACCCGCTGCGCGTGATGGCCCCCGACCAGCGCGAGGCGGTGGTCGCGGCGATCGGGAACGTCGGCTTCACCTCGGCGGCGTTCGGGGTGTCGACCCGCTTCGAGGACCGCGTAGCGCGCTACCAACAGGTGACCGAGGCACGGGTGGCGGAGTTCGGCGAGCACGCGAACGACGAGCTCCTCTGA
- a CDS encoding GNAT family N-acetyltransferase, with protein sequence MRLRGFQVGDGAAIVDAWQQAMPRDPITAERFRDLVLLDPNFDADGLRVAEVDGRVVGAVAAMRRQVAMEGGDLEPEHGWITFAFVDPAVRRRGVGSGLLSNAFDWLRERGATQVHFSPYTPNYLLPGLDATAYPEGRALLERFGFTTRYEAVAMERDLTAYEPPHLEARNGYDFGTPETDELPALIGLARQFSADWARAIRESLAQGSPLERIVVARGAARELVGWAMHGTYANAIERFGPFGVHPSQRGAGLGRILLHRTLARMRAAGATKAWFLWTTADSPAGHLYTKAGFRVTRNFQVMTATLTET encoded by the coding sequence ATGCGGCTTCGTGGGTTCCAGGTTGGCGACGGTGCGGCGATCGTCGACGCGTGGCAGCAGGCGATGCCGCGCGATCCGATCACCGCCGAACGGTTCCGCGACCTCGTGCTGCTCGACCCGAACTTCGATGCGGACGGGCTGCGGGTGGCCGAGGTCGACGGGCGCGTCGTCGGCGCGGTCGCGGCCATGCGCCGCCAGGTCGCGATGGAAGGCGGCGACCTCGAACCCGAGCACGGCTGGATCACGTTCGCTTTCGTCGACCCCGCGGTGCGCCGGCGTGGAGTCGGTTCCGGGCTGCTGTCGAACGCGTTCGACTGGCTCCGCGAGCGCGGCGCGACGCAGGTGCACTTCTCGCCGTACACGCCGAACTACCTCCTCCCCGGCCTCGACGCCACCGCCTACCCGGAAGGCCGTGCACTGCTGGAGCGCTTCGGCTTCACCACCAGGTACGAAGCCGTGGCGATGGAACGCGACCTCACCGCGTACGAGCCGCCGCACCTCGAGGCCAGGAACGGCTACGACTTCGGCACCCCCGAGACCGACGAGCTCCCCGCCCTGATCGGGCTCGCGAGACAGTTCAGCGCCGACTGGGCACGCGCGATCCGAGAGAGCCTCGCCCAGGGCAGTCCACTCGAGCGCATCGTCGTGGCGAGAGGCGCCGCCCGCGAGCTCGTCGGCTGGGCCATGCACGGGACGTACGCGAACGCGATCGAGCGCTTCGGCCCGTTCGGTGTCCACCCGAGCCAACGCGGCGCCGGACTCGGCAGGATCCTGCTGCACCGCACCCTCGCACGCATGCGCGCCGCAGGCGCCACCAAGGCCTGGTTCCTCTGGACCACCGCCGACTCACCCGCCGGCCACCTCTACACGAAGGCCGGCTTTCGGGTCACCCGAAACTTCCAGGTCATGACCGCGACGTTGACCGAAACGTGA